One window from the genome of Magnolia sinica isolate HGM2019 chromosome 4, MsV1, whole genome shotgun sequence encodes:
- the LOC131243205 gene encoding pentatricopeptide repeat-containing protein At3g62890-like, with protein sequence MALLALPLHQGPPNHSSHPHPPFLLLTTPLQSCTSIKQAKQIHASILRNSGLLHHHQRQELFVWLISALHGNHSSYAALVFEQQLQEDATTIFMWNTMIRSHASSSSDPMHSFSLYNRMRENGILPNNYTFTFLINASATTPMMLRLGPAIHAQTIVFGIPNSDVHIHTALLHMYAAGGNIENARSVFDRMLHKTTATWNAMIAGYTKRGDVESAWNLFDAMPDRDEQSWNVMVCGYARIGECDVAGMLFEGMPVKTLPTWNAMIAGYAQDSRPADALEVFRQMQFAGVTPDKITMVAVLPACTQLGALELGEWLHVYADKNRLSSNNAVCNALMDMYAKCGSIDKAMAVFKGMKERTVVSWNTMISGMAIHGRAKEAIELFAEMESEGVVPDDITFVGLLSACGHAGFVDSAWAYFRRMLEVYQIQPKIEHYGCMVDVLGRAQLLGEALELIDNMPIEPNSVILGSLLSACRSCNDFQLGEMVLEKLVDLEPLNPGYYVLLSNMYACSGRWREVIRVRNLMKLRGIEKTPGCSSIEVDSTVHEFIVGDKTHPQTQEIYAKLEEISERLHLVGYMPDTSVVLFDLDEEEKAQNLSVHSEKLAVAFGLLKTSAGKPIRVVKNLRVCCDCHTALKLISNVYERDIIVRDRNRFHHFKDGICSCNEYW encoded by the coding sequence ATGGCATTATTGGCGCTTCCTCTGCATCAAGGCCCACCAAACCACTCTTCTCATCCTCACCCTCCCTTCCTCCTCCTCACTACTCCCCTGCAATCCTGCACGTCCATCAAGCAGGCCAAACAAATCCATGCCTCCATTCTCCGGAACAGCGGCCTCCTTCACCACCACCAGCGGCAAGAGCTCTTTGTATGGCTCATCTCGGCGCTCCACGGCAACCACTCATCTTATGCTGCTCTTGTCTTCGAACAACAACTTCAAGAAGACGCCACCACCATCTTCATGTGGAACACCATGATCAGAAGCCATGCAAGTAGTAGCAGCGATCCCATGCATTCCTTCTCCCTCTACAACCGCATGCGGGAAAACGGCATCCTGCCCAACAACTACACCTTCACCTTCCTCATCAACGCTTCCGCCACTACTCCCATGATGCTCCGCCTCGGTCCTGCCATCCACGCTCAGACCATCGTCTTTGGCATACCGAATTCGGACGTGCATATTCACACGGCATTGCTTCACATGTATGCAGCTGGAGGGAACATTGAGAATGCTAGGAGCGTGTTTGATAGGATGCTGCACAAAACTACAGCTACATGGAATGCCATGATTGCTGGCTACACGAAGCGGGGTGACGTCGAAAGCGCTTGGAATCTATTTGATGCAATGCCTGACAGGGATGAGCAGTCTTGGAATGTTATGGTTTGTGGGTATGCGAGGATAGGTGAGTGTGATGTCGCAGGCATGTTGTTCGAGGGAATGCCTGTGAAGACTCTGCCCACGTGGAATGCGATGATTGCAGGGTATGCTCAGGATTCAAGACCTGCTGATGCATTGGAGGTCTTCCGGCAGATGCAATTCGCTGGAGTGACACCTGACAAGATCACCATGGTTGCAGTACTTCCAGCTTGTACTCAGTTAGGTGCTCTGGAATTGGGTGAATGGCTTCACGTCTATGCAGACAAGAACAGATTGAGTAGCAACAACGCCGTATGTAATGCACTGATGGACATGTATGCAAAGTGCGGCAGCATCGACAAGGCGATGGCCGTGTTCAAGGGTATGAAGGAGCGAACTGTGGTGTCCTGGAACACGATGATTTCCGGAATGGCAATACATGGCCGGGCGAAAGAAGCCATCGAGCTGTTCGCAGAGATGGAGAGCGAGGGAGTGGTGCCTGATGATATAACATTCGTGGGGCTTCTGAGCGCTTGTGGGCATGCCGGATTCGTTGATTCAGCATGGGCTTACTTTAGAAGGATGCTTGAGGTTTATCAGATACAGCCCAAGATTGAGCATTACGGATGTATGGTGGATGTTCTGGGGCGCGCCCAACTCTTGGGCGAAGCTCTAGAGCTTATAGATAACATGCCAATTGAACCCAATTCAGTGATCTTGGGGTCACTGCTCAGTGCTTGCCGGAGTTGCAATGATTTCCAGCTAGGAGAAATGGTGCTCGAGAAACTAGTGGATTTGGAGCCTCTAAATCCTGGCTACTATGTGctactttcaaatatgtatgctTGCTCGGGGCGATGGAGGGAAGTTATCAGAGTCCGGAACTTGATGAAATTGAGAGGTATAGAGAAAACTCCAGGGTGCAGTTCAATAGAGGTGGACAGCACAGTTCATGAGTTCATTGTGGGTGATAAGACCCATCCCCAAACCCAGGAAATCTATGCTAAACTGGAAGAAATTTCAGAGAGACTGCATTTGGTGGGTTACATGCCGGATACTTCTGTCGTGTTGTTTGATTTGGATGAAGAGGAGAAAGCTCAGAACCTTTCAGTCCACAGCGAGAAGCTGGCTGTTGCCTTTGGGCTTTTGAAAACAAGCGCAGGGAAACCCATTCGTGTGGTGAAGAATCTACGTGTGTGCTGTGATTGCCACACAGCCTTAAAACTCATTTCTAACGTTTATGAACGAGATATCATTGTCAGAGATCGCAACCGCTTCCACCATTTCAAAGATGGCATCTGTTCTTGTAATGAGTACTGGTAA